The DNA window GATATAATTAGCGATATAAGGGACAAGCAAATACAGAAACTATGAACTGCAGTTTTAAATTTGAAGACAGCTTTCCTCTTCTATTTTTATGGACGGTATAACTTTGTATATGTATTCTGTTAGAAATACTGCACCGCTTGAACATGACAGATTTGAAGAATGAAGATCGAAGCTGCTTCACAGAAAACACGatattagattattttttttactaccgaGGCTTTCCGAAATTTTTGTCGTTTGCCCTCTTAACTTCGGgagtttttttaaaagaaatttacgGATTAATGTTGAAATGTTTGAATCGAAATATGAATTGAATTACGTACAAACATCTTTGCTGTCTGCTATCAAGTAATAACTAAAACTAACTTATATGTTGATATTACTACATGCTACATATGCCGTGTAGTAGAAAATTGCCAATTAACCAATGAAAAACTTACCGAAATGTCAGTCTGTGGTCACTACACTAGGAATGGTGTTGATATCTCTTGTCACGAACTCTGAATATCAGAGACTGATTATGTTTATCTTTAACTGTGAGTTACATAGAAACCCACTATACGTTATCTTCTCAAGTTACACACTCATTCTGAACAAccttatttttgtttcaatcgacagaaatatttcaagatcTGGGAGTGAAAACGGCTCATCTATGCATAATTTCATCAGTCAATAAAATCTTCTCATTCTAAGGAGTTAATTAAATATGAAGCTAATGAATCGCGACATATACCTATTAACTTGATTacattgatttcaaatttagaTAAACGAAAGTGTAAGGAAACAGAGCAAAGTGCACCTTAActttatgaaattcattttgattCCTCATAATAATAAAAGCTGCACTTGCTGTCTTTGTAAAATTGAGAATTCGCAAATTAAACACTTCAGACCCTCCATTTTATCAATAtgttaatcattatttttatttttcaactacaAAGAAAACATTCAAAAAGAAGACCCATACGGAAGTcttcattaaaaattcattaaaaaatttttaaattgccTCTAACATTTCTGATAAATGGAATTCGGAAAATTCATCAcctatttaaaaatgatttggGTCGTCATTTTATATTCTACACGAtctacagaaatattttataatgaCACAGACGTCAGTAAAAAATACGGAACcctgtaaataaaattacctaCGTAACTGACACTTTCTTACTTTATAAACGGATTCTTCATAGCTGGTACAATGCATAATAATATCTTGAAGTGAATTGCATGGTCTGCAACTGCACTAACCAATCTTTTAATATTGCCTATTGGCTGTAGgagaattataaattaatatggCATTGACAGTACCTATCGTACAAAATGTACCAGTTACCTTTTTAGAttatctcaatttttctttctctttagTTTGCAACCAATAATAACCTCGAGCACGGTTCGTGCGAATACAgagttaaatatttttattcacaatttaATTATTACGATCTTGTTTAGTTCATAGCGTTATTCAAACAGCTTTAAGATCAGTTTATTACTACTTTATAAATTGCGTCAATAATTAAATCGTAAAGAAATTGAATGGAAAGTTTTTGTAATTGCACATAGATATACTTCGATTGATACAGTATCATTCAAACATAGTTCTGTacttattttcttcaattttttaaggTTAAGGGTTAAATGATTTACAGTACACcttacgtaggtatataaataagCCATCTGCACGGtttaaaatcaatgaaaagtCGTAGTTTCGAGAACgttcttatttattatttacaaattagtAATAGAAACTAAGCGAATCAGTTTACCAGTAATCGCGGTACGAATTGTCGTCACGTCTTGGtcttggaaaaaattgtttaatttaaatttaattataaaatttcataacagaaatatttataaatatacgtgGGATTGCTGtcaccaaaaaattgtaaatattgttatatCTTGGGTTTAGTAAGGTGGTGCAATTTAACGTTAGTCgtaattgtatttttatttgaataaatcattaacagatacatattttataaagGGAAACGTTACTACCTGAGCCTGCTCAAGTTCCGACCCAACTAAActtaatttaatatttatattgtgTACTGAATCTATTACggttaaatttaattcacaACATTTGgaattttgcaaattcttAGTAAATGAGTCGCACAATGGATCATCTGATGCAATATCATGAGTCAGGCAAATACACTATTCATACTGCCACGTGTAGAATGAACAAagcaaaaaaacaatattgttAAAAACATTGGAAATGACTTCTTTCATGGAATGATGTCGCATACACCGTATATTTCTTTCTCAAATCCCATACAGATTACAGATAAAAGGACTAGAAGTGCTCCAACGATACTGGTCGAAGTAGGCATTTCACCGAAGAAGTAGACCTGAACAAAATAAGCTAGGATTATGTCCAAGGATCTGGTGACGGAAACCTTTCCTGCTCCTTCAAGTTTCAATGCTTTGGCAACTAATACCTGGCCAGAGAGTCCTGAAATTGCTACAATGGTAATTTGACCCCACTCCCACCAGTCGTGAGGGAGATCAATTTTGTACTTGTGATTCTCAGACattacaaggaaaaaaaatattgctgtTAAAAGAGACCACACCGATAACGTAAATACTATAACACAGTAGTGTACATCCATGCACTTTCTCATTACAACTATGTTCAATGCTGTAAATAACGTTGCTAGGATTGCGTAAACGTAGCCCATGACGTCATAAGGTACCGTTCGATGCATCTAAAAAATATAGTTGCATTCACTGTACAGATATTCGtaatattattcttcttctatgggatgaaaaaaaaatcgtggtCATGTAACTTGATATACTTACTTCCAACACAAGTAGATCTATGATTTtcacagtaataataattttcaatggGTTACAGTGTACATACCTGAAATAGAAATGGTGGTTTTGCAACTAAAATGACACCCAGCATTAAGGCGCAGATGACGACAACGCGTAATAGGCCACAGGGTTCTTTTAGGAAAATAAACGAGAGCGCAATGACGATCACAGGCGAACTGAATATTATGGTCGTTGCATCTCCAAGGGGAAGTTTTCTGAAGCTGTAATAGAGCAGTGCTAAGGTAAGGCCACCGATCAGGCCCTAAAACATGAATGTAGAATATATTCTGATTAAGAAACATGTcattgaaacgaaaatgaaatgtCTTTTCCATCTAATTTATGAACGAACACCGTATTCTGCGcagtataatattcaatttgaaatgtaACGATCGATGTATTAAATTTAATGAAGTCTAGATAGTAATCTTACCTGAAATTGAACCAGCAGTCTCTGCCCTCTCGGtccgaataaattttttgagtGGTAGCAAGCGACAGCAACCATAGCTGTGATTTGCAGAACTGCTCTTATGGCTAGCAAAATCATTGGATCGACAGTTTTTATCGCCTTAACCAGAGCCGAGCTAATGGTGAAAAATGTCCCAGACAAGAATGCCAAAAATATACCAAACCAATTAGTTCCCTCGTGATAGGTTTCCACATTGTTGTTGAAGCGTTCAGTATATAAATATGCTGGGTGAATGCTATTGTAAGATGAGGTAGCGTCAATATTGAACTTCATTTTGTGATATAATAAAAACGATTGACTAGCAATATATCAATTACGTTTTACAAACGACTTCCAATCGAATACTGACTGTCACACATCTGTTACGTCTGATACAACTGCAAATACAAAGCTTTGCATGTTGAGCGGATTATGAAGGATTGAGGAGTACTGAAGACTGTATAATAAACAAGTCCCGGGTGGATGCACGGAATTCATCGTTTGATTGTGAATAAATCATACATTCGACGGTTCGATAATAATCAGTGTTAAGAATTGAGTTCCTTGGTTTGTATTTAGTTTCCCTGGATCTATGAAGGATGATCGTTACcacgaataaaataagatCCTTATGAATGCAATAGTAATGAATCCGAGCACATTCGAATAACACGAGCCATCTAGTGTTTGTTCAAACTATAATTCTAATGTTTTGCAGTCCATTCTGTTCGATGTAGAGGTCTCCTGAGATCgcattgaaagaattttacgAATATAATTACTTCTCGAACTCGACATAATCAGAAATGGTCGAGAATTAAAGAACTCAGCGATCTTAGATTGTTCTATGGAAAtcgaaattatgaaaaaatctgaGTCGATGCTAGatattcattcgatttttataTGTAACtggacttattgttagtcagAAATGACTAGATAGAATAATACGAATTCTTAAGAAAGAACCACTGCTAGATGGCGCACTTTTTTCACAAGGAAAACTTATGGTAGACAAGGTAAGTACCTAGCGAAATGCGAAGTCTACATTTGAAGACTCTTCTCGTCTTTTAATTATGATGGAGACGGTTGTAGAGAATCTGGTATGTATTTGTTCACGCACCTTGTCTCAAGATCTGAGTCTTGTAAAAAACTAATATTAATTGTCAATTTCTCTAAATCAGGAATTCTAAGATATTACATAACAAATTATATCTGTTTGATCATTTCATATGAGAAAAACAATGCTGCAAAATGCGATCCATTCTACAATTatccataaaaaaaatcctgatAATCTACCGAAAAGTACgataatatacaaaaaatattcattaatatGCAAAATAAAAGCCCAATAAGTTTGGGAAAATTACTAAAATCTAAGAATTCTAATAATTCATCTTAATTTGTTCATATTTCTCAACGAGTCTCTGCGCTTGTTGAGAATGGGAAACGAATTCTACAGAACTACTACGAAATTCGTTCTTAACTGTCTGAAGTATCTTATGGAGGATGAGAGAGATTGTCGCAGTGGAATTTCACTGAAtccggtattttttttaatagcgTTTTCGAAAGCTACGTgagctcaaattttcaacaacggCGCattattctgaaaaattaGAGAGGAATACAGCAATTTCCTCAAATAGATCGTTGATGCAGAGATGTCGGAATTTTTGCGCACAGCCTTGCATTACCTCGCACACACATTTTCATCGCAGGAAGTTGACATTTCTTTTCACAATCTATACTAccataaaataaaagttggTGAAAGGAATTTAttacacgattttttttagacaGTTGAGAACTATAATTTGCTAATGGGATCGCTGCGAGCGGTAAGACGGAAAAACTGACTATTTTACGGTAACGATCGGTTTGCCGATCTTTATACTAAAAGCTGACTAAAAGTGTAATCGACTGAACAGGATGATTTCTTGCCCGCTGCAATATATTTGGCATTGTTGTGTGGGTCAAATACAACAAATCTTTCGGTAAAATACTCGGTTCAAAAGCTTCAGCGACCGTTCCAATATGCTCATTTATAGCTCATCCCATTGTCGAAATCCGAATGGAAACCGTCTGAACAGGAGTCGTCGAAACGGACTAATACTACTGTACCAAGTTTCAATAGATTGCGTGAAAATTCCCATTTCTTGTTATAGGGCAGTAGCTCAGCCTGATCGTTTACAGCCAATTCTGGATCCAGAGAAGGCGGAGCCTCAAAATTGAAGTACTCTAGCCttacttttatcaacttcCGCTTCAATGCCTATACAACATTTCCAGCCATCTCACTGTTGCCTATTTGAATCGGTCGCGTTGCGCAAAGTCTCACGTCAAACTTTGTGCAAGAACGGGACTTGTTTCGGACATTATATTCTAGCTGACATCTTCATTTAATTGGACATGGTCAAATCCATTACAGCAGTATTTGAAATTGGCTTTATCATTACCTGTATATACCCGCTTGAGTCTGGtatcggcaggaaagataaagtgcgtatttcttgtctgaaatgtaaCAACTAAAAccattatacatcatatcatatcatcatacgtcattcatcatacatcatcatacaccATACATCATGCATAGTATTAAAGTGCGAAACTAcagtttggatgtcggatgtttgactgttcggaaagtgacgtcactcaaaattttttttctcttgacgtcatcgatctacaGTAATCAGCTAGCcaaattcctcagtctggaaacaaccgcgccgtagagcggacggatgagaattGTGCTCCGTAAATTTCGTGTACCGGGTTCTCTtcctcctggatcctgcgttCCGGGTTCAGTTCCTGGAgcaactcgacttcagggacaagcgctccgtagtttctgcgctccaaGCCCGCTATCTGGTGAAAATCGACTTCCAGGACTAGCGCTCCGTGGTTTGTGGACTCCGggtacgctacctggtgaaactcgacttcagggacaagcgctccgtagttttggctgtccaggtccttgacttggtgacttttgaccttcggactaattttccgtagttctggctgtccaggtcctccacctggtGGATTTTGACATCCAGGaaaagcgctccgtagttctggctgtccaggtctTTTACCTTGTGGATTTCGACCTCCGCGAGTGGCACACCGTAGTTACgttttgttgaaattgttgCTGTACAATCAATATCTACTAACAACGTGATCGACTGAACGTCGAGTTTCACCAtgtaaattattgtatatgtattgtaacgttttGGCGAACGTCACAAAATAAATACGGGTTCGTGAGCTTAATTAGCAAACCAATGAAAGGcggaaattaaatattgagaaaCTGCTTTAATGGCAAGTAAGTGTTTTCAGTTTAACGTCcgaaacaagactgtttttatgatattatcggttgacgcagcaaccttattcattTTATGACATGTGAAGTCTTACATTTCTTTTATCTgtgatgactactagatcaaTTGAAAGGGAGgtaaaacgggtgatttcactcTTTGTAACAGTATATTACGATACATACAAGCAGAATTATCAGGTAGTGAGTTATGTTTTTAACGTTCTACGAATGCAGGTACGCTAAACTAATGACAGTAAGGCTTTATCCAAACGAGCACAAAAACCAGCTACGCTAGGCATCCGACCCCGAGCGAGCTTTAGCGAGCTAGGGTTTTAAAGCTggtttatattattttgacgAATTAATAATATCGATCGTATATAATTCACCCATTTAGTACCATAAAGTACACGGTATTTTGCAACACCATTTACAGTATTAATTGcatcaattgaaaattttgaattatgtCCATACTAATCTTCCTGTGTGCTACTTTTTAATTAGTCATACTGAATCCTAATTACCTGAAATAACTATACAGTCGGGACAGAAAACAAGGTATATACACGCAATTTCGAATTGCCAAAGGTATTCGCTTTGTTACATTCCAATAACTCTTTTTAGTACTTCTCAATACAATTTTgattagtttttattttccctttttctttgGCTTCGTAACAACTAGTGATGAATGTCAGGGATATCTACACTGAAAGAATAGGTCGAGTTGGGCCCGGTAAACTTGTGCATTAGCaagcaaattatttattaagcTAAAGTATATTCTTACTGCGTCCCAGAAATAACAggatttcacaaaaaattaaacaggAACCTTGACATGCGTTATTCTAAGTTgttaaaataacaaaaatgatgacatactttttttctcgGGACTCGAGAATTCTCCACTAGGAATTCCTGGGAATTCTggaattttcaagaaatttctgacactttcaaaaaataataaggtAGCTAATTAAATGCAATATAAAATCAAGCTTATTAATAATCACTAagattcattatttatttagtcTTGTTTAAATTAAAGTTTTAATTACTCacaaatttttctataaaaaacCAACTAAATTACTactactattttttttttgcaattcgATCGATATCTAAACCGTTTTTGAATAACGTTACTCATTTTACTAGAATTTTCTAGTAActagaaaatcaaatttttctcagtgccGAGTTTTCTACTGATGTTTGGCTTCGAGTAGCGCTATAAatagtttcattttatattaaaGTCATTTTATAACGTGTTAAACTAGTCGTTTTTCCATAAACTGCATAAAACCAAATTAAATATCGAAATTGATTGAGGAACATTTATTAATCAGAGATATTAATGTTTCAGTCATAGAATGTGAATAGACTTTATtcatagaaaaaatatatgcatgaaaaatattccataACATTGTATAAAACTATAATATCgaaattctgtaaattttataGACGTTACTCTGTTGCAACTAATCCTTTCCAAATGCTTGAGCCATGGGCGGTTTGTCTATTCTGTAAACTGCCTCACCAACATTAAAGTAGCCCAAATACTCAACAGTGTCTGGAGTTGTGTCGTAGTGGTAATGTCCTCCTTCACCATGATGAGAGAAGCTATGGAAATGTTGAACTCGCAGGTCCAAAtcctgtaataataattatcaggAAATCTCTGATTCATGATTCCAGCGGAACTAAAATACCATTTACATTTAGCACTCAAAAATTATCTTTCCATGTAAATAATACATCAATATTTGTTTTAATCGTCATATTCGAGTCGatgtaacgaaaaaatttaatacgaTTAACTTACTGTTTCAGCTGTAACGAGAGTACCAACAGCTACCAGGGGTGCAGACATTTCATAAAAGCGTAGCCATTTGTTCAAGTCATCATCGCTTGTCAGTGGCACCTTGGAAAAATCTGGCATAATGTGCTGATTGGCTTTACCCTCTTTGAGAAGGAAGGTTCCACCCAAACCTAAGACGATGAATTACTAAGTTAATGAAAGTATCAAAGACATATATAGATAGATGGTAGGAAATAACAcattgttttttcatcataaaCTTACCAACAAGTTGGTTGGTATAACGAGCAGCTAAAGCCTTACGAATGCTGGCAATGAAATCATTACTACCAGTCCGTTTCTTGGCATGGACCTTTATCACCTTGCCAGGTTTGCCCTCACTTACAAACAGATTGGCAAGTAGAGCAAAACGTGTTTCACTAGAAGATAAGGTCTGGTCGATACATTTTCCATTATCTTTGTCAACCATACAAATGTGAGTAGCATTCTTTGTTGAACTCTCTGCTGGAGATATTGACACGTTCATTATCAACTGTAAGAATAGTAAGTCttagttaaaaaattgaattatggATTGATAATTATCGACAAGGTGTTTCGGTATACATATGCAAACACTTGCTGAATTACCTCGCAATTTGTGTTCACAAGTGGCCATGGACCAGCTCCAGCACCAACGACGAAAGCTTTGCCATTGTGATTTACATTCTGACATATGGATTTTACATCATATACCTTGTCTCTGTTGACAAGAGGTAACAGGTATGGAGGGCCACCGATTTCAAGAAGTTTCGTACCACCACCAAGACCTTTCCgtacaaaaaatgttttaatatCTCAGATAACAGGGTGCGCAAATTGAACTgtagtataataattttacaaaaaaattgtagaaaatagttGGTAGAATTTGTTGCTTTGGGAAATGATGACAATATATTTCAAGTTTAGTATCTATTACCTGCTTCAGCGAGAGTAAATGGCTGCTGAGTGAGGTCGGGACAATCGACTACATCAACTGTCACTTCTGCAAAGTTTGCA is part of the Neodiprion virginianus isolate iyNeoVirg1 chromosome 5, iyNeoVirg1.1, whole genome shotgun sequence genome and encodes:
- the LOC124304792 gene encoding solute carrier family 35 member G1-like isoform X1 → MKFNIDATSSYNSIHPAYLYTERFNNNVETYHEGTNWFGIFLAFLSGTFFTISSALVKAIKTVDPMILLAIRAVLQITAMVAVACYHSKNLFGPRGQRLLVQFQGLIGGLTLALLYYSFRKLPLGDATTIIFSSPVIVIALSFIFLKEPCGLLRVVVICALMLGVILVAKPPFLFQMHRTVPYDVMGYVYAILATLFTALNIVVMRKCMDVHYCVIVFTLSVWSLLTAIFFFLVMSENHKYKIDLPHDWWEWGQITIVAISGLSGQVLVAKALKLEGAGKVSVTRSLDIILAYFVQVYFFGEMPTSTSIVGALLVLLSVICMGFEKEIYGVCDIIP
- the LOC124304792 gene encoding solute carrier family 35 member G1-like isoform X2 is translated as MKFNIDATSSYNSIHPAYLYTERFNNNVETYHEGTNWFGIFLAFLSGTFFTISSALVKAIKTVDPMILLAIRAVLQITAMVAVACYHSKNLFGPRGQRLLVQFQGLIGGLTLALLYYSFRKLPLGDATTIIFSSPVIVIALSFIFLKEPCGLLRVVVICALMLGVILVAKPPFLFQMHRTVPYDVMGYVYAILATLFTALNIVVMRKCMDVHYCVIVFTLSVWSLLTAIFFFLVMSENHKYKIDLPHDWWEWGQITIVAISGLSGQVYFFGEMPTSTSIVGALLVLLSVICMGFEKEIYGVCDIIP
- the LOC124304794 gene encoding ester hydrolase C11orf54 homolog — its product is MTTLDSSKLPIVRRALHIPPLEEIRDILREALPANFAEVTVDVVDCPDLTQQPFTLAEAGLGGGTKLLEIGGPPYLLPLVNRDKVYDVKSICQNVNHNGKAFVVGAGAGPWPLVNTNCELIMNVSISPAESSTKNATHICMVDKDNGKCIDQTLSSSETRFALLANLFVSEGKPGKVIKVHAKKRTGSNDFIASIRKALAARYTNQLVGLGGTFLLKEGKANQHIMPDFSKVPLTSDDDLNKWLRFYEMSAPLVAVGTLVTAETDLDLRVQHFHSFSHHGEGGHYHYDTTPDTVEYLGYFNVGEAVYRIDKPPMAQAFGKD